A part of Neodiprion pinetum isolate iyNeoPine1 chromosome 4, iyNeoPine1.2, whole genome shotgun sequence genomic DNA contains:
- the LOC124216866 gene encoding aminopeptidase N — MGRTTVFLTVLAAVLFLGSVAAYPKQSARQKRSVDLNEVYSMIGSYRLPKEIHPTSYRLELQPFIKEGKFKGRVKIHIVPTDKTDRITLNVHPDLQISHSDVRVTQLDSSPTKEARPSGMLTVNVARTERHTKRPWYIIHLEQILDVQDLYEVDITFSGNITTNATQGFFRNQYKDTSGQEHFFVATYLRPNHAQRMFPCFDEPAYKATFNLSVTRPRNYTARSNTPVEKTEDVSGEPDIVWDHFAQTPQISSHQLALVISDFESISPTTKVNEMNGKSLDIRIWSRKEYLETLKAVPDKVVKIINYLQDFFNSSILVPKLDIMAIPMYSASQASDNWGLIFLKESELSSTGVWSTAYQIAYQWIGQFATPFWWSDSLVNEALNSYLASMTTLEIYPDELEGKWPTTALYSLYYEFGKRFPFSRINGIRQDATAAKTALVFRMFNYTLGNDLMQRSLRRFIHNQWREKSRTFFADDIYTCLNDVANESQKLIPGLTLNNIAASWINRDRLPLVTVTRDYGSGNITFSQEVYLRDRPQEPSEKSKYTWYIPIVIVSQAQLDFSKTVPTVWMMKDADRSLTIKDVAANDSFVIVNPEEIGMFPVNYDSRNWAMLAKFLQGPEREKIPVLTRAKLLHDAWNIAYAGDLCFEIALNMTLFLKEERSHVVWEPVFPMIDHVGRRIENSCVHLKFEAFIRSLLKPVYARLGEIPRPGEPLWKTQLRGVTKNFLCTAGYEPCIKEAREQYKKWMASEEPDKGNPVAHEFICPVFKWGTDDEWDFGLKRVINFPVNSPERNKSERTYLLKTLAGCPKDASKIKKLLAETILGKNSDFTDADIHLIFSMLTGSATGYTTLFNFLSENWDEIKLKFQDKKHLWDGIVNSATLSFNTQDGYDMVSELYVSRQGEVETTDAIIEKALKNIKEETQWSEENLPVIERWLTANLSKEDLDAIAAASTATTTMATPHAG, encoded by the exons ATGGGGCGAACCACCGTTTTTTTGACGGTACTAGCTGCCGTCTTATTTTTGGGATCCGTCGCAGCTTACCCAAAACAG AGTGCTAGACAGAAGCGTAGCGTCGATCTCAATGAAGTCTATTCGATGATCGGCTCGTATCGACTCCCAAAAGAAATTCATCCGACCAGTTATCGCCTCGAGCTACAACCTTTCATTAAGGAAGGCAAGTTCAAGGGCCGTGTAAAGATCCACATCGTCCCAACCGACAAGACTGATAGAATCACATTAAATGTTCATCCGGACCTACAAATTTCTCACTCGGATGTCAGGGTCACTCAACTGGATTCTTCTCCAAC AAAGGAAGCACGGCCATCCGGGATGTTGACCGTCAATGTGGCCAGGACTGAACGCCACACAAAGAGACCGTGGTACATCATTCACCTGGAACAAATACTAGACGTACAGGATCTCTATGAGGTCGACATCACATTCTCGGGAAATATTACCACAAATGCTACTCAAGGATTCTTCAGGAATCAGTACAAGGATACCAGCGGCCAAGAGCA TTTCTTCGTTGCTACTTATCTACGACCAAATCATGCACAAAGGATGTTTCCGTGCTTTGACGAACCAGCTTACAAAGCCACCTTTAATCTCAGTGTAACTCGGCCAAGAAATTACACGGCTCGCTCCAATACCCCGGTAGAAAAGACCGAAGATGT GTCGGGAGAACCGGACATTGTGTGGGATCACTTCGCACAGACGCCTCAAATATCATCGCATCAACTGGCACTCGttatttctgattttgaaagtATAAGCCCGACAACAAAGGTAAATGAAATGAACGGAAAGAGCCTAGACATCAGGATCTGGAGTCGGAAGGAGTATTTGGAGACCCTGAAAGCGGTCCCAGACAAAGTTGTCAAGATCATCAATTACCTACAAGACTTCTTTAACTCTTCAATCCTGGTTCCCAAGCTGGACATTATGGCTATTCCAATGTATTCAGCGTCCCAGGCATCAGACAACTGGGGCCTCATATTCTTAAA GGAGAGTGAACTGAGCAGCACTGGAGTCTGGTCTACGGCATACCAAATAGCCTATCAATGGATTGGACAGTTTGCAACGCCGTTTTGGTGGAGTGATTCCCTAGTGAATGAAGCCCTCAATTCGTATTTGGCGTCAATGACTACGCTCGAG ATATACCCCGATGAACTGGAGGGAAAGTGGCCTACAACCGCTCTCTACTCTCTTTACTATGAGTTCGGTAAACGGTTCCCGTTCTCCAGAATCAATGGAATCAGACAAGACGCCACTGCTGCCAAAA CTGCGTTGGTATTCCGAATGTTCAACTACACTCTTGGAAACGACTTGATGCAACGAAGTCTTCGGAGATTTATCCACAATCAGTGGCGAGA AAAGTCGAGGACCTTTTTCGCGGATGATATTTACACCTGCTTGAACGACGTGGCCAACGAGTCGCAAAAACTGATTCCCGGTCTAACTTTGAACAACATTGCTGCCTCCTGGATCAACCGGGACAGATTGCCTCTCGTCACGGTCACTCGTGATTATGGATCAGGGAATATAACTTTCAGTCAG GAAGTTTACTTGAGAGACCGACCTCAAGAGCCTTCTGAGAAGAGTAAGTACACTTGGTACATACCCATCGTCATCGTCTCCCAAGCCCAGCTTGACTTCAGTAAAACTGTACCAACGGTGTGGATGATGAAGGATGCGGACAGAAGCCTGACCATAAAAGACGTAGCGGCAAACGATAGTTTTGTTATTGTAAATCCAGAGGAAATAG GTATGTTCCCCGTCAACTACGATTCTCGCAACTGGGCAATGCTGGCCAAGTTCCTGCAGGGtccagagagagagaaaattccAGTTCTAACCCGTGCCAAACTGTTACACGACGCATGGAATATCGCATACGCCGGAGATCTGTGTTTCGAAATAGCTCTGAACATGACGCTGTTCCTGAAGGAAGAAAGAAGCCACGTGGTTTGGGAGCCGGTATTCCCGATGATCGATCACGTCGGAAGGCGCATTGAAAACAGCTGCGTACATCTCAAGTTTGAG gcGTTTATTCGCTCACTGCTAAAGCCTGTGTACGCGAGACTCGGAGAAATACCACGACCGGGAGAACCTCTGTGGAAAACGCAATTGAGAGGAGTGACGAAGAACTTCTTGTGCACGGCTGGATACGAACCTTGTATCAAGGAAGCGCGGGAGCAGTACAAGAAGTGGATGGCTAGTGAAGAACCGGACAAAGGAAACCC AGTGGCGCACGAATTCATCTGCCCAGTTTTCAAATGGGGAACCGACGACGAGTGGGACTTTGGATTAAAACGTGTGATAAACTTCCCGGTGAACTCACCGGAAAGAAACAAGAGCGAGCGTACCTATCTGCTTAAGACCTTGGCAGGGTGCCCGAAGGATGCATCAAAGATTAAAAA GCTGCTCGCGGAAACGATACTTGGAAAGAACTCTGACTTCACGGATGCGGACATACATCTGATATTCAGCATGCTAACGGGAAGCGCAACGGGATATACAACCTTGTTCAATTTCCTCTCTGAGAACTGGGACGAGATAAAGTTAAAATTCCAGGATAAAAAGCACCTTTGGGACGGAATCGTGAATTCCGCGACGTTGTCTTTCAACACGCAGGACGGCTACGACATGGTGTCAGAATTGTACGTCAGCCGTCAAGGGGAAGTTGAGACGACCGATGCTATTATAGAAAAAGCTTTGAAGAACATCAAGGAGGAGACGCAGTGGAGCGAAGAGAACCTGCCGGTTATAGAACGCTGGTTGACGGCGAACCTTTCCAAGGAAGATCTGGATGCCATAGCCGCTGCCAGCACCGCCACCACGACAATGGCCACGCCTCACGCAGGATAA